The sequence ACGCCCATACGGCAGCAATGACCGTCCAGGCCGTGGTGATGATGGTCTCCACCTGCTCATCCTCGATGGGCAGCGGGGAAACCCCCGCCATGCTCAGGCACTGATTAATCAAGGCCAGGAGCAGAATGATGGTCCGGGCAATGGTGCCCGCGCTGATCTTGTTGGTTGTCATGGTATGTACCTCCATCAAATCAAATTAAGCCGGTCCAGCACCACGGCCAGCTCCTGCCGGGCGACCGAGTCTGTAGGCCGGGTCCCGTCCAGTACGCCCTTGTTTTTGGCCTTCTGCCAGGCTGTAGCGGCCCAGTCGGCGGCGGGTATACCGGTGCCTTGGTCAGGTTTCTCCCTGCCGCACAGCGCCAGGAATGCCTCCCAGCCCCCCTTGGTCCCCCGGATGGTCCTGGGGCAGTCCTTGCCGTTCCAGTGGTTGTGCTGCACCACGTGGTCCAGGGGGATGCCGTGCTCACCCATCAGCAGCCGCACCAGAGCGGCGGCGTTGCGCTTGGCCGCCTCAAAGTCACCGCCCGCGTTGACACATATCTCGACGCCAATGCTGGTGGTGTTACCGGGCCCGTCTGCGCCGTCCCCGGCGTGATAGGCCGTCTCACCGTCAGGCAGGTGCTGGACAATGGCGTGGTCATCCACGGTATAGTGCCAGCTCACCCGACCCGCCTCGGCGCTGTCGCTCTTCAAGTATGTTCCGTGGGCCGCCGCATCCGCCGTGGCGGCTTTGTTGCCCGTCTCGTGGATGGTGATGTACCTGCGGGTGTTCACCCCGCCGGGGCGATTCTTGCGGCCCTTGGCGATGTAGTCCCGCTGAATGGCGACGCCGTTGTCCGTGGTCCGATCGGCCTCCTGGACGACGGGGCGCAGGTAGGCCGCATATACCCACCCCCGATCCGTCTGGGCCCAACCGTCCCGGAGCTCCAGGACGGTCACCATCGCGCCGTAGCTGTACCCGCCCATCTTGGGGGCAGTTTTGGCTGGAGCGCTGCGGATGTTCAGCCCAACCTCTGCCGTTACGATATAGTTACCCACGGGCTTGTCCTCCTTCCCATTCTTTCGGACGTAAACAACAACATAGTTGTGGACGTCGCGGTCGGACTTGATGGTCTTGCCGTTAAAATCGCACTGACTTGAGCCGCCGCCGTCCAGCATGAGGGCGCTCTCACATCCCAGCTCTGCCAACTCGTCCCGCAGAGCCTCCGGGGTCCTCGCGTCGCAGGTGCCGTCGCCGGAGACATACAGGGCAAGCGAGTCGTTCCGGATACCGATGGCCGTCCGGCCCCGCCTGCCGCCCATGTCCGGGTTGTACCGGGGCTTGGGGTTGGGTGTGCCCTGCCGGATCAGCTCTACACAGTTGATGTAATTGGCCTTGCCGCATGGCACCAGCCCCATGGCGATGTCGGGCCCCACATCCCAGGCGTAGCCCCAGTAGCTGTATGGGTCCTCGGCGTAGGTGTACCCATCCGAGCGCAGGTGCATCACCGCCTTTGCGCCGTAGTACACCCCGCCGTTGAGGACGTACACCTCGCAGTCCGGGTGGGCGCTGCGGGCCTCGGCCGCCACCTGGGCTAGAGTCTTTGTGCCCCTGGTAACGACGATGGCGATGCGCTCCACCCGGCTCAATGGGAGAGCTGCTATGTACTTACTCATCGAGGATCGCCTCGAAGGCCACCCGGTCGCCCGCCGTGAAGGCCGCGGTCAGCTCGGCGTAGTGGGCCTGGATAAGCCGGTTGGCCTCGTTCACAAAGTCCGTCCGGTCTTTGGGCTCCTGGAGCTGCGCCAGCAGGGGCAGCTTGTCCAGCCCCTCCATGCACTTATACTGCTTGCCACCGGGCCCCAGGCCGTTGACAAAGCAGGCGGCAGCGGTGCCCAGATCGCCTTCAAAATGGTCGCCGTCGGTCCGCTCCTCGCGGGCTACTTCAAAGATGTTCCACAGATAAGTCTTAGCGTTCATAATTTTTCCTTTCCGGCCAAATTGGCCTGTCCATATTTTTTGCGCGGCATGCGCCGCTTGTCTCCTAAGTGTAGCTCTCTCCGGTGATCTCCTGGTACTGCTCTTTGGTGATGACGCCCTTGCGGACAGCCATCTTTACCATTACAGCGTTCCACAGGCCGCGGTCGTAGTTTCTCTTGATCGTCTCAAAGTTCATTTTGCATCCTCCTTAAACAGTCTCGTCCGGCAGGCTCGCCATGACCTGGTATTCCAGTGCGGCGGCAATTCTTTCATTCGCAGTCGGCTCCGTGCTCGGTGCGTTCGCAGCATCCTCAAAGGCTTCGATGGCGGCCAGTTTGTCCTGGTCCGTCTCGCAGCTGGAAAAATCGCAGCCAGATTTGCCGTATATCTCTACCATCTGCCCCAATGTGCCGAAGAACGCGCCGTTGATCTCGCCGCCGGCGCACACCACTTTAATGGATTCGACGCCGGCCACGGGGTAGCGCTGTACCCACTGCTCTGGGGTCAGCACCTCTCCAATAGGTGTGATAATAGGGTCGATTTTGTTCCAAATTGCATATCTGCTCATTCTCAATACCTCTTTCTGATTTATGCCGCATATGCGTCCACTGCGGCGCTCGTATTGTACGATTTGGTTCCACACGTTCCGCCGCCGAACAAGGCGTAGCCACCGACCGCCGCCGCGGCCAAGCGCGTTCTGCCGCTGCTCAGCCCGGTTGGTATGGTTCGGGTCAAATTCTCGTCATAGGCGTTTACGGTATCGACATAGCCCGAGCCCCCTCCGAACAAGGCGTAATCTCCCACAGCCACAGCCGCCAGATCATACGCTCCATAACTCAGGCTGCCGGGCAGCGTCCGGGTCAGGCCGGCGTCATAGGCGGTCACAGCGGCAGCCCCAGACCCTCCTCCGAACAGGGCGTGGCCGCCAACCGCTGTTGCCGCCAGCCTGTATGTTTTTTCGCTCAACGCGTCCGGCGTGTACCTCGTCAGGCTGGCGTCGTAAGCGTTTACGGTTGCATACTTGTAAAACGTATCGTCGTTCTTCTCCCAGCAACCCCCTCCGAACAAAGCATAATTGCCGACTGCGGCCGCCGCCAGATCATATCTCGCCACGCTCAATGCGCTCGCGGACGACCTCGTCAGGCTGGCGTTATAGGCGTCTACGGTGCCTTTTGCGACAGTGCTGCTAAACTGCCCTCCGCCGAACAAGGCGTAGCCGCCGACCGCCGCTGCGGCCAACCATCTTCTTTCTATGGATAGCCCTGACGG is a genomic window of Intestinimonas massiliensis (ex Afouda et al. 2020) containing:
- a CDS encoding phage holin: MTTNKISAGTIARTIILLLALINQCLSMAGVSPLPIEDEQVETIITTAWTVIAAVWAWWKNNSFTRAALAGDALKNEIKARED
- a CDS encoding N-acetylmuramoyl-L-alanine amidase; protein product: MSKYIAALPLSRVERIAIVVTRGTKTLAQVAAEARSAHPDCEVYVLNGGVYYGAKAVMHLRSDGYTYAEDPYSYWGYAWDVGPDIAMGLVPCGKANYINCVELIRQGTPNPKPRYNPDMGGRRGRTAIGIRNDSLALYVSGDGTCDARTPEALRDELAELGCESALMLDGGGSSQCDFNGKTIKSDRDVHNYVVVYVRKNGKEDKPVGNYIVTAEVGLNIRSAPAKTAPKMGGYSYGAMVTVLELRDGWAQTDRGWVYAAYLRPVVQEADRTTDNGVAIQRDYIAKGRKNRPGGVNTRRYITIHETGNKAATADAAAHGTYLKSDSAEAGRVSWHYTVDDHAIVQHLPDGETAYHAGDGADGPGNTTSIGVEICVNAGGDFEAAKRNAAALVRLLMGEHGIPLDHVVQHNHWNGKDCPRTIRGTKGGWEAFLALCGREKPDQGTGIPAADWAATAWQKAKNKGVLDGTRPTDSVARQELAVVLDRLNLI
- a CDS encoding XkdX family protein, yielding MNFETIKRNYDRGLWNAVMVKMAVRKGVITKEQYQEITGESYT